AAGTTTAGAGTTGCAAGAAAAGTATATGCAAAAATTCTCAAAGAAATGTTCCATGCAAAAGATCCAAAATCAATGCAATTAAAATTCCACACGCAAACAAGTGGTGAATCTCTTACCGCACAACAACCTGATAACAACATTGTACGTGTTGCAATTCAAACAATGGCTGCAGTGCTGGGTGGAACTCAATCCTTACACACCAATTCTAGAGATGAGGCCCTTGCATTACCTACTCAGGAATCTGCAAAAATTGCTCTTAGGACTCAGCAAATTGTTGCTCATGAAAGCGGTGTGACTAAAACCGCTGATCCTATGGCTGGTTCTTATTATCTTGAAGAATTATGTGACCAAATTGAAGACGGTGTCTGGAAATATCTCAAAAAAATTCAAAAGATGGGGGGTGCTGTAAAAGCAATTGAGAAAGGATTCTTCCAGTCTGAAATTAGGCAAAACGCGTATCGCTTAAAGAAGGAAACTGATGATGGTGACAGAATCATTGTAGGTGTAAACAAGTATTCTGAAAAAGAAAAACAGCCAGAACTGCTCAGAATTGATGATAGGATTGAAATCCAACAAAAGAAAGCCCTCAAAAAATTACGCTCAGAACGCGATTCTAAAAAAGTTGAAAAAGCATTGTCTGCAATGAAAAGTGCTGCTGATACTGATGAGAATTTGATGCCATACATTATCACTGCTGCCAAAGCATATGCAACAACTGGTGAAATTAGCAATACCTTCAGAGAGGTATTTGGCGAATACCGTCCAAAAGAGGTCTTTTAGATGAAAATTGATCATATTGCAATTGCAGTAAATGATGTTGAGGAGTCTGCCAAAGTGTACAAAGATGCATTAGGTGTTGACAATGTCGAATTTGAAACTGTTGAAACTGAAGGTGTTAAAGTTGCAATTATTCATCTTGAAAATGGCCGCATAGAATTGATGCAACCAACAAATGAAAACAGCCCAATCAAGAAATTCTTGGAGAAAAAAGGTCCTGGATTACATCACATGGCATTAGAAACTGATAACATTGAAGGTGAAGTATCAAGAATGGAAGGATGTGGTATTCAATTTCTAGGTCAAATTAGGCCTGGTTCTGCTGGAACAAAGGTTACTTTCATTCATCCAAAATCATTACATGGTGTACTAGCTGAGCTTTGCTCACATCCAAAATAATCTTTAAACTCATTCCATCATTTTCAAAGTATCTGAAGCTGTAATGATTCCAATTATTTTTGATTTTTTAGACACTAGAATACATTTTGAATATCGAATCAATGGAACAAGAACATTTGCCGGTGTGCTAAAATCTACTATTGGTGGTACTGGTTCCATTGTATCTGCTAGTTTTGCATTTTTCAATTCTGCTTCTCCTACATCTGCTAGATGTTTTACAATCCCGTCTTCAGAAACAACTCCTACCAAGTCTTGTCCACTAAAAACTGGAATTTGACTAATTGATAATTCATGCATTTTTTTAATTGCATCATGAAGTGTATTGTTTGGTTTTAGTTTGACAATATCCTTACTGCAGAAATCCCCTGCTGTATGAGATGATGATTTTCCTTCAAGATTTGCAAGACTGTCAAAAATTCTTTTTGCTGTCTCGTAACTTGGCTGACTTCTTCCTGATTCAATTTGATTGATCATAGATGTACTAACCCCTGTCATTGTAGCTAGTTTTTTTTGAGTGATGCCTATTTTTTGCCTCATCTGTTTTATGGCGTCAATTCTAGGAAGCAATTTGAAATGAGATGGTTTTTCCTTGTTTTAAAATATGCTGTGTGACTACTTTTTCTTTTTTGATGCTTTCTTTGAACTGCTTTTCTTGGCTGTTTTCTTTTTTCCGGCCTTTTTTGGCTGCTCTATTGCTGCCTGAGCTGCTGCAACTATGGCGATTGGGATTCTATGTGGTGATGCACTCACATAACTTAAACCCGCCCCATGGCAGAATTTTATTGAGTTAGGATCTCCTCCATGTTCTCCACAAATTCCTATCTCCATGTTTGATTTGATACTGCGACCGTTGGCAATTCCTATCTTCATCAAACTACCTACACCGTTGACATCAATTGACTGGAATGGGTTTCTTTCCAGAATCTCTTTTTCCATGTATTCTGGAAGGAATTTGCCTTCTACATCCTCACGACTAAAACTAAATGTTCCTTGAGTTAGGTCATTAGTTCCAAAACTAAAGAATTCTGCAGTAGTTGCAAGTTCATTTGCAGTTAATGCCGCTCTTACAACTTCAATCATCGTTCCAAAGTTTATTTTTAATTTCATCTTGTATTTTGCCTCCATTTCTTTTTTGATTCCATCATAAATGCTCTTGATATGGTTTAATTCTGCAATACTGCTAATCTGTGGAATCATGATTTGTGGATGTGTATCTGCTTTCTTTTTGGCAAGTTCTGCTGCAGCTTCAAACACTGCACGAATTTGCATCTCGTAGATTTCAGGATATGTAATTCCTACTCTGACCCCCCTGTGTCCCATCATTGGGTTTATTTCAGCTAATTCTCTTGCTCTTTTGAGTACTATCTTTGCTTTTTCTAATTCTTCTTTTTCATTTCTTGATTCTAATTTGTGAATTCTCTCTGCAAGTTCTTCTGGGTTTGGAAGGAATTCGTGCAGTGGTGGGTCTAATAATCTGATAGTTACGGGATAGCCTTTCATTGCTTGCAAAATTTCAATGAAATCACTTTTTTGTAATTCTCCTAATTTGTTCAAGACTTTTTTTCTATCCTCGACAGTTTCTGCCATGATCATATCTACAAAAAGACCTATTCTGTCACTTCCATTGAACATTCTTTCTGTTCTACATAATCCAATTCCCTCACCACCAAATTCTCGTGCAAGTTTTGCCCCTTCTGGGGTGTCTGCATTTGCTCTAATGCCTATCTTCTTTGCCTTTTTAGCCCATTCTAGAATAGTCTTAAAATCTTGTGTTATTTCAGGTTCAATGGTTGGAATTTCTCCTATGTATACTGCTCCTGTACTGCCATCAATTGTGATGGCGTCTCCTTCGTATACTGATTTGCCATCTACACTGCATTGCTTGTTATCATAATCTATTTTCAAGTCAGAACATCCAACAATACATGGTTTGCCCATTCCTCTTGCAACTACTGCTGCATGGGACGTCTTTCCGCCCCTGCTGGTTAAGATTCCAACTGATTCAAAAAATGCTGGTACGTCTTCTGGCTTTGTCTCTTCTCTGATTAGGATTACCTTGGCACCATTTTCTCCCATCATCGTTGCTCTCTTGACATCAAAAACTGCAACTCCGCTTGCTGCACCTGGTGATGCTGCTATGCCTTTTGCAAGTTGCACATGGTTTTTGATTGCGTTTGAATCAATTCTCTTATGCAATAATTGTTCTAATTGTTCTGCTTGGAGCCTTGTTAATGCTTTATTCTTGTTAATCAGTCTCTCTTTAACCATATCCACTGATGTCTTTACCATTCCAGATGCATTCATCTTTGCGTTTCTTGTTTGCAATAAATAGAATCTTCCTTGTTCAATTGTAAATTCAATATCTTGTGGTTCTTTGTAGTGTTTTTCCAATCTTTGGCATGTTTTTACTAGTTGCTTGTATGATTCGGGTAATTCTTTTTTCATTTCGTCTACTTGCTTTCCTGTTCTAACCCCTGCTACAACATCTTCGCCTTGTGCATTGACCAAATATTCACCGTAAATGTGATGTGACCCATCTCCTGGATTTCTTGTAAACACAACACCTGTGGCGCTATCGTTCCCCATATTTCCAAATGCCATGGATACTACATTGACTGCAGTTCCATCTGCAATGTCTTTTGTAATGTTGTTTTTGTCTCTGTACACAAGTGCTCTTTCTCCCATCCAGCTTCCAAAAACTGCTTTTATTGCAAGCTCTAATTGCTCAGTAGGCTCTGCTGGGAATTTTCTACCTGTGTGATTTTCACAAATTTCCTTGTATTGTTTTACAACTTCTTTTAGTGATTGTTCGTTTAAGTCACTGTCTGCCTCTACATTTTGTTTTTTCTTTGCTGCTTCTAATACATCATCAAATTTCTTGTCTTCAACTCCAAAGACCACTTTGCCAAATAATTGAACAAATCTACGATATGAGTCCCATGCAAATCTTGGATTGTTGCTTTTCTCAGATAATCCTAATACTGTTTGATCGTTTAATCCTAAATTCAAAATAGTATCCATCATACCTGGCATGGAAATTGCAGCACCAGATCTTACCGATACTAGAAGGGGGTTTGACTTGGAATTCCATTTTTTGCCCGTTCTTTTCTCAATTTTTGATATGTTCTTTTTTACTTCTGCCATGAGTGTTTTTGGCAATTTTTTGTTATTTTCATAATATTTTTTGCAGACCTCCGTAGTTATTGTAAATCCTGGTGGGACTGGCAGCTTTAACCTGGTCATTTCACATAGGCCTGCCCCTTTCCCTCCTAGGAGTTTCTTGTTTTTGCCGTCTCCTTCATCATAAAAATAAACTTGCTTCATTTTTTACGATTATCAATTCTGAAAAAGGGGGTATTAAACCATTGACTTGGCAAATTCTGAGATTATTTTATTCCAGTCTTTTGCTTTGATAATCCCACTTGCAACAAGGATTCCTTTGGAACCTAATTCTTTTGCTTTTGAAACATCTTCTCCTGATACGATTCCTGCACCGCAGAGCAATTTTGTATTGTTTTTGGCACTTTTGACAGCATTTACAGCTTTTGTGATTAGTTCTGGCTTTTCTTTTGAAACTGCTTTTCCTGATCCGATTAATTCAGGTGGCTCTATTGCGATATAGTCTGGGTTTAATTTAACATATTTTTTGACTTCTGCTACATCTTTTACACATAACACTGAGATCATCTTCAATTCTTTTAATTTTAAAATCAATTTCTCAATTTCTTTGCTAGATATTCTATGTTCACTGTGATTGATAAGAGATCCTTTCACTTTTGATCTCTTTAATAATTCTGGAACAATAAAACCTGTAGTGCTTCCGATTTTAGAGTCATCAATATGTTGAGCAAAAATTGGGGTTGAACTATTTGACACTGCTCCTATTAGATGCTGAGGTGGGGCTATTGCAATTTTTACTTTGTATTTTTTTGAAACTTTTTCAGCAGTTTTCACAAATTTGATAATTTTTTCACCTGCAATTTCTTCATAATTTTTACAGTTAATGATGAACATTCCTTTTTTGAGACTATTGTATTCTATTTAACCCTTGATTCAATTTACGTATTTTACTTTTTCATATCTCTGTTTCATTACAAGCACTATCATCATTAGAATTATTGCTGTAACATTTGTGCCTATAATAAACACGTCAGAAACAATAACTCCATAAACAAGCCAAAGTGTTGCTCCTCCAGAAATAAGGATCATTAGGTATTTTGAGACATCTTTGAGACTTTTTGTTCTGTACCCTTTGATGATTTGCTCTATCCATCCAGATAGAATTAACACTCCGGCAGCAACTCCTATTATTGTTAATAATGTCCCATCTACTTCCATATCTTTTCACATTAATTCCAGAAAAATTCATCCAATCCTGTTTGTTTTGGTTTCCCTAGCATTGTATCAAAATCTAAATCCATTGATGATGTAATTTGCTCAAGTGTAGATTCCATAAACTCCATGTATTTCTTTGAATCAATCTCTTCTTTCTTTGCCATTTCAACTGGTTTTACTCCTGGCTTGTTGAGAATTTTGACATATGATATCTTGTCTCCTTTTTTGACTTCTCTTATTGTCTCAAGCAGTTTTGCTGCTCTGATGTGTTGTGGTATGGTTTTGACGTATTCTGAGGGGGCCTTACTAATCATTACATTAAATGTCAGATCTTCTAACGGTATTTCCTTTTCTTCTACTTTTTTCGCACAAGTTGCTATCTTGTCTGAAATTTGTTTTTTCGCACGTTCAA
Above is a window of Nitrosopumilus sp. K4 DNA encoding:
- the mce gene encoding methylmalonyl-CoA epimerase, giving the protein MKIDHIAIAVNDVEESAKVYKDALGVDNVEFETVETEGVKVAIIHLENGRIELMQPTNENSPIKKFLEKKGPGLHHMALETDNIEGEVSRMEGCGIQFLGQIRPGSAGTKVTFIHPKSLHGVLAELCSHPK
- a CDS encoding CBS domain-containing protein, which translates into the protein MRQKIGITQKKLATMTGVSTSMINQIESGRSQPSYETAKRIFDSLANLEGKSSSHTAGDFCSKDIVKLKPNNTLHDAIKKMHELSISQIPVFSGQDLVGVVSEDGIVKHLADVGEAELKNAKLADTMEPVPPIVDFSTPANVLVPLIRYSKCILVSKKSKIIGIITASDTLKMME
- the ppdK gene encoding pyruvate, phosphate dikinase is translated as MKQVYFYDEGDGKNKKLLGGKGAGLCEMTRLKLPVPPGFTITTEVCKKYYENNKKLPKTLMAEVKKNISKIEKRTGKKWNSKSNPLLVSVRSGAAISMPGMMDTILNLGLNDQTVLGLSEKSNNPRFAWDSYRRFVQLFGKVVFGVEDKKFDDVLEAAKKKQNVEADSDLNEQSLKEVVKQYKEICENHTGRKFPAEPTEQLELAIKAVFGSWMGERALVYRDKNNITKDIADGTAVNVVSMAFGNMGNDSATGVVFTRNPGDGSHHIYGEYLVNAQGEDVVAGVRTGKQVDEMKKELPESYKQLVKTCQRLEKHYKEPQDIEFTIEQGRFYLLQTRNAKMNASGMVKTSVDMVKERLINKNKALTRLQAEQLEQLLHKRIDSNAIKNHVQLAKGIAASPGAASGVAVFDVKRATMMGENGAKVILIREETKPEDVPAFFESVGILTSRGGKTSHAAVVARGMGKPCIVGCSDLKIDYDNKQCSVDGKSVYEGDAITIDGSTGAVYIGEIPTIEPEITQDFKTILEWAKKAKKIGIRANADTPEGAKLAREFGGEGIGLCRTERMFNGSDRIGLFVDMIMAETVEDRKKVLNKLGELQKSDFIEILQAMKGYPVTIRLLDPPLHEFLPNPEELAERIHKLESRNEKEELEKAKIVLKRARELAEINPMMGHRGVRVGITYPEIYEMQIRAVFEAAAELAKKKADTHPQIMIPQISSIAELNHIKSIYDGIKKEMEAKYKMKLKINFGTMIEVVRAALTANELATTAEFFSFGTNDLTQGTFSFSREDVEGKFLPEYMEKEILERNPFQSIDVNGVGSLMKIGIANGRSIKSNMEIGICGEHGGDPNSIKFCHGAGLSYVSASPHRIPIAIVAAAQAAIEQPKKAGKKKTAKKSSSKKASKKKK
- the tpiA gene encoding triose-phosphate isomerase, with the protein product MFIINCKNYEEIAGEKIIKFVKTAEKVSKKYKVKIAIAPPQHLIGAVSNSSTPIFAQHIDDSKIGSTTGFIVPELLKRSKVKGSLINHSEHRISSKEIEKLILKLKELKMISVLCVKDVAEVKKYVKLNPDYIAIEPPELIGSGKAVSKEKPELITKAVNAVKSAKNNTKLLCGAGIVSGEDVSKAKELGSKGILVASGIIKAKDWNKIISEFAKSMV
- a CDS encoding SemiSWEET family sugar transporter, with amino-acid sequence MEVDGTLLTIIGVAAGVLILSGWIEQIIKGYRTKSLKDVSKYLMILISGGATLWLVYGVIVSDVFIIGTNVTAIILMMIVLVMKQRYEKVKYVN